The Pedobacter mucosus genome window below encodes:
- a CDS encoding 3-hydroxyacyl-CoA dehydrogenase/enoyl-CoA hydratase family protein → MKRSINKVAVLGSGIMGSRIACHFANIGVEVLLLDIAPKDMNPDEQAKGLTLDHPSVKNRVVNTALQTAVKTNPSPVYSKKVLNKIKTGNFDDDMSKIAFFDWVIEVVVENLDVKKKVFEQVEQFRKPGTLITSNTSGIPIHLMAEGRSEDFKAHFCGTHFFNPPRYLKLLEVIPTAYTKPEIVDFLMHYGDKFLGKTTVLCKDTPAFIANRVGVYSIMALLHLVEKLDLTVEEVDKFTGPALGRPKSATFRTSDVVGLDTMIKVAKGLYDNCPEDKAHELFKLPEYVTKMEANKWLGDKTQQGFYKKTKTAEGKTEILALDLKTLEYKPQQKIKSATLEMTKPVENLRERMKIFAKGKDKAGELFRHSSFGLFEYVSDRIPEISDELYRIDDAMRAGFGWELGPFELWDAVGIKGAIEGMEQYGNKAAAWVQEMLDAGNTSFYKVENGVKKYYDIPTKAYKALPGTDDFIILDNIRENKTLWKNSGVSIIDLGDGILNVEFHTKMNTIGGDVISGINKAIDMAEKDYRGLVIGNDGANFSAGANVGMIFMMAVEQEWDELNMAIRMFQNTSMRIRYSSIPVVVAPHNLTLGGGCEFSLHADHVQLSAETYMGLVEFGVGVIPGGGGTKEFALRASNEFKDDQIVQNALKERFLTIGMAKVSTSGQEAYELGYLQKDKFSISMNRNRLLADAKAKAIELADAGYTKPVQRTDIKVLGKQGLGIVYAGANSMYAGHYISEHDKKISEKLGYVMCGGDLSSPTEVSEQYLLDLEREAFLSLAGERKSLERIQSIITKGKPLRN, encoded by the coding sequence ATGAAACGAAGCATAAATAAAGTTGCTGTTTTAGGTTCGGGTATCATGGGATCGCGTATTGCATGCCACTTCGCCAATATTGGTGTTGAGGTTTTGCTATTGGATATTGCCCCTAAAGATATGAATCCTGATGAACAGGCAAAGGGTTTAACGTTGGATCATCCATCGGTTAAAAACCGTGTTGTAAATACAGCTTTGCAAACTGCTGTAAAAACAAATCCATCGCCAGTTTATTCTAAAAAAGTATTGAATAAAATTAAAACTGGAAATTTCGATGATGATATGTCAAAAATTGCCTTTTTTGATTGGGTGATTGAAGTTGTAGTAGAAAATCTCGACGTTAAGAAAAAAGTTTTTGAGCAAGTAGAGCAATTTCGTAAACCTGGAACTTTAATAACTTCAAATACTTCTGGTATTCCAATTCATTTAATGGCTGAGGGTAGAAGTGAAGATTTTAAAGCGCATTTCTGTGGAACGCATTTTTTTAATCCACCGCGTTATTTAAAGCTATTGGAAGTGATTCCGACTGCCTATACCAAACCAGAAATTGTTGATTTCCTAATGCATTATGGTGATAAATTTCTTGGCAAAACTACGGTTCTATGTAAAGATACGCCAGCGTTTATTGCAAATCGCGTTGGTGTCTATTCTATTATGGCACTTCTTCATTTAGTTGAAAAATTAGATTTAACCGTTGAAGAGGTAGACAAATTTACCGGTCCGGCCTTGGGTAGACCGAAATCGGCTACTTTCCGTACTTCGGATGTGGTTGGTTTAGATACCATGATTAAAGTAGCGAAAGGACTTTATGATAATTGTCCGGAGGATAAAGCGCATGAGTTATTTAAACTTCCAGAATACGTTACTAAAATGGAAGCCAACAAATGGCTAGGCGATAAAACCCAACAAGGTTTCTACAAAAAAACAAAAACGGCGGAGGGCAAAACAGAAATCCTTGCATTAGATTTAAAAACTTTAGAATATAAACCTCAGCAAAAAATAAAATCTGCTACTTTAGAAATGACCAAGCCGGTTGAAAATCTTCGCGAACGCATGAAGATTTTCGCAAAAGGAAAAGATAAAGCCGGAGAGTTATTTCGCCATTCATCTTTTGGATTATTTGAATACGTTTCAGATCGTATTCCCGAAATTTCTGATGAACTATATCGCATTGATGATGCCATGCGAGCAGGTTTTGGCTGGGAATTAGGTCCGTTTGAACTTTGGGATGCCGTTGGTATAAAAGGAGCAATTGAAGGCATGGAGCAGTATGGAAACAAAGCTGCGGCTTGGGTTCAGGAAATGCTCGACGCAGGAAATACTTCATTCTATAAAGTAGAAAACGGCGTCAAAAAATATTACGATATTCCTACTAAAGCTTACAAAGCATTACCTGGAACAGATGATTTTATCATTTTAGATAATATACGGGAGAATAAAACTCTTTGGAAAAATTCTGGTGTTTCCATTATCGATTTAGGTGATGGCATTCTGAATGTAGAATTTCACACGAAAATGAATACGATAGGCGGAGATGTAATTTCTGGAATCAACAAAGCCATTGATATGGCCGAAAAAGATTACCGTGGTTTGGTAATTGGTAATGATGGTGCAAACTTTTCTGCTGGTGCAAATGTAGGGATGATCTTTATGATGGCCGTTGAACAGGAGTGGGACGAATTAAATATGGCAATCAGGATGTTTCAAAATACATCAATGCGGATTCGTTATTCATCAATTCCAGTTGTCGTAGCGCCACATAATTTAACTTTAGGTGGTGGTTGCGAGTTCAGTTTACATGCCGATCATGTTCAGCTTTCTGCTGAAACTTATATGGGATTGGTGGAATTTGGTGTGGGTGTAATTCCTGGCGGTGGCGGCACAAAAGAATTTGCTTTGCGTGCTTCCAATGAATTTAAAGATGACCAGATTGTTCAAAATGCATTAAAAGAACGTTTCCTAACCATTGGAATGGCGAAGGTTTCTACATCGGGACAAGAAGCTTACGAACTGGGATATCTTCAGAAAGATAAATTTTCTATATCAATGAATCGCAACCGTTTACTGGCAGATGCAAAAGCGAAAGCTATTGAATTGGCTGATGCTGGATATACGAAGCCGGTTCAAAGAACAGATATTAAGGTTCTAGGCAAGCAAGGTTTAGGAATTGTATATGCAGGCGCAAATAGTATGTACGCTGGTCATTATATTTCCGAACACGATAAAAAAATCTCTGAAAAGTTAGGTTACGTGATGTGTGGTGGCGATTTATCATCTCCAACAGAAGTAAGTGAACAATATTTATTGGATTTAGAACGAGAAGCATTTTTATCGTTAGCAGGAGAAAGAAAAAGTTTGGAAAGAATTCAATCGATTATTACTAAAGGAAAACCGTTGAGGAATTAA
- a CDS encoding MarR family winged helix-turn-helix transcriptional regulator, translated as MKQQQTLDYHVKFAWQNMFNKYNQMASSFGITQAIGYMLININDDEGTAVSNLAALLGVKATSLSRMLNNMEEVKLIYRENSADDKRSVKIFLTDFGKEKKQLAKGVVRKFNEYLDEHFSKKEKETFINLLIKLNDITVAYTVD; from the coding sequence ATGAAGCAGCAACAAACATTAGATTATCACGTTAAGTTCGCTTGGCAAAACATGTTTAATAAGTATAACCAAATGGCATCAAGCTTTGGTATAACTCAAGCTATTGGTTATATGCTTATCAACATTAATGATGATGAAGGTACTGCTGTTTCAAATTTAGCTGCACTTCTTGGCGTTAAAGCCACAAGTTTATCTCGAATGTTAAATAACATGGAAGAGGTGAAATTAATTTATCGCGAAAATTCTGCAGATGATAAACGATCTGTGAAAATCTTTTTAACTGATTTTGGTAAAGAAAAAAAGCAGCTTGCGAAAGGTGTTGTTCGGAAATTTAACGAATACTTGGATGAGCACTTTTCAAAGAAAGAGAAAGAAACCTTTATAAATCTGCTGATTAAACTTAATGATATTACGGTAGCATATACTGTTGATTAA
- a CDS encoding DUF6089 family protein, which yields MKLNLLKSMPVVLAGLFIGSVAQAQEPVTSTTKFRTWSVGVNAGALTPLSPLGGKNDFSNNKTSFGYGLYVKKQFTPYFSLRLDGVRGKLKGDNSEAYDSGLINNSPVRAFDTQLSYSGSLSAVVNMFNIDMFKKEDALQLFVSAGAGLAGYKPTITTAAGSSLYAGDKNIKELIIPVGVGAKFKLTDAVNLDLGWTINFVDGDNLDGVYKGTSNDKYNYAYAGLEYALGSGKQLAFHNPVALTYDEAVKAKQTADALKGDLDAQKAENAKLRSEMNDLLKDTDGDGVADKLDKCPGTPAGTVVDGSGCPLVVTKVTEKVIVTEADRAVVKEAIKNLEFDLGKATIRSKSFASLNRVAALLVEKNFSLKLAGHTDNTGSKALNLRLSKERAESVKAYLVSQGANASRIEATGYGMGQPIATNKTAAGRQQNRRVEFTIY from the coding sequence ATGAAACTAAATTTATTAAAATCAATGCCAGTTGTATTAGCTGGCTTATTTATTGGGTCAGTAGCACAAGCTCAAGAACCTGTAACCTCAACAACTAAATTTAGAACTTGGTCTGTTGGTGTTAACGCAGGCGCCCTTACACCGCTTTCTCCACTTGGTGGAAAAAATGATTTCAGTAATAACAAAACCAGCTTTGGATATGGTTTATACGTTAAGAAACAATTTACGCCATATTTCTCTCTACGTTTAGATGGAGTTAGAGGTAAGTTAAAAGGCGATAATTCAGAAGCTTATGATAGTGGTTTAATTAATAATTCTCCAGTGAGAGCTTTTGATACGCAATTATCATATTCTGGATCTTTAAGTGCTGTTGTTAACATGTTTAATATTGACATGTTTAAAAAAGAAGATGCTTTACAACTTTTTGTTTCAGCAGGTGCTGGTTTAGCAGGTTACAAACCTACAATTACTACTGCTGCTGGTTCTAGCCTTTATGCAGGTGATAAAAACATTAAAGAATTAATTATTCCAGTTGGTGTTGGCGCTAAATTTAAATTAACTGATGCAGTTAACTTAGACTTAGGTTGGACAATTAATTTTGTTGATGGTGATAACCTTGATGGAGTTTATAAAGGAACATCTAATGATAAATATAACTATGCTTATGCTGGTTTAGAATATGCTTTAGGTAGCGGAAAACAATTGGCTTTCCATAATCCGGTTGCATTAACTTATGATGAAGCAGTAAAAGCAAAACAAACTGCTGATGCTTTGAAAGGTGATTTAGATGCTCAAAAAGCTGAAAATGCTAAACTTCGTTCAGAAATGAATGATTTATTAAAAGATACTGATGGTGATGGTGTTGCTGATAAATTAGATAAATGTCCTGGTACACCAGCAGGTACAGTTGTTGATGGTTCTGGTTGCCCATTAGTTGTTACTAAGGTTACAGAAAAAGTAATTGTTACTGAAGCTGATCGTGCTGTTGTTAAAGAAGCTATTAAGAACTTAGAATTTGATTTAGGTAAAGCTACAATTCGTTCTAAATCTTTCGCATCATTAAATAGAGTTGCAGCATTACTTGTGGAGAAAAACTTTAGCTTGAAATTAGCTGGTCACACAGATAATACCGGTTCAAAGGCTTTAAACTTGCGTTTATCTAAAGAAAGAGCTGAATCTGTTAAAGCATATTTAGTATCTCAAGGTGCAAATGCATCACGTATTGAAGCTACAGGTTATGGAATGGGTCAACCAATTGCAACTAATAAAACTGCAGCTGGTCGTCAACAAAACCGTCGTGTAGAATTTACGATTTACTAA
- the ggt gene encoding gamma-glutamyltransferase — MQKTIKPLININLIYVLAIIIISGCASGQLGKNNSGEYRNGMVVSANPIASEVGVEILKKGGNAIDAAVAVQFALAVVYPNAGNIGGGGFMVYRAAGGEINALDFREKAATSASRDMYLDSAGNPIVAKSLYGHLASGIPGSVDGMVEAHQKYGKLTWKQVLQPAIDLAENGFKLTTRQAGELNGLHRNLMDFNPNGTAFVNLESPWKENDILVQHELANTIKIIQEKGRAGFYEGAVADSIVSEMNRGKGLITKADLKSYHSIWRKPIVGNYRGYKIITMPPTSSGGIALVQLLQSVEPYPLKKWGFNSDSTVQVIVEAERRVYADRATHLGDPDFYTVPQHDLLNTAYNKNRMANFNWVAATPSSQVLAGEIKGAEHEETTHFSIVDHDGNAVSITTTLNGSYGSLVAVKGAGFLLNNEMDDFSVKPGSPNMYGLVGGEANAIAPNKRMLSSMTPSIVEKDGRLFMVVGTPGGSTIITSVFQTIINVIDFDMSMQSAVAAKKFHHQWLPDEVYVEKDAIDSLSTEKLKAKGYKIVLRGPIGRVDAILKTKWGYYQSGADPRGDDKAVGY, encoded by the coding sequence ATGCAGAAAACTATAAAGCCCCTAATTAATATAAATTTAATTTATGTTTTAGCCATCATCATTATTTCTGGTTGTGCAAGTGGGCAACTGGGCAAAAATAATAGTGGCGAATATAGAAATGGAATGGTGGTTTCAGCCAATCCAATCGCGTCAGAAGTTGGGGTCGAAATATTAAAAAAAGGTGGTAACGCTATTGATGCTGCGGTTGCGGTTCAATTTGCTTTAGCAGTTGTTTATCCAAATGCTGGTAACATTGGTGGTGGTGGTTTTATGGTTTATCGTGCTGCTGGTGGCGAAATTAATGCTTTAGATTTTAGAGAAAAAGCTGCAACAAGTGCAAGCAGAGATATGTATCTGGATTCTGCTGGAAATCCAATCGTAGCTAAAAGTTTATATGGCCATTTGGCTTCAGGCATACCAGGGTCGGTTGATGGAATGGTGGAAGCGCATCAGAAATATGGAAAGCTAACTTGGAAACAAGTGCTTCAGCCAGCTATAGATTTGGCTGAAAACGGATTTAAGCTTACCACTCGTCAGGCAGGTGAATTAAACGGTTTGCATAGGAACCTGATGGATTTTAATCCAAACGGAACTGCTTTTGTAAACTTGGAAAGTCCTTGGAAAGAAAATGATATACTGGTTCAGCATGAATTGGCTAATACGATAAAAATTATTCAAGAAAAAGGCAGAGCCGGATTTTATGAAGGTGCCGTTGCAGATTCTATCGTTTCAGAAATGAATCGAGGTAAAGGCTTAATCACAAAAGCCGACTTAAAAAGTTATCATTCTATTTGGCGAAAACCAATAGTTGGAAATTATCGAGGTTATAAAATTATCACCATGCCGCCAACATCTAGTGGCGGCATTGCGCTTGTTCAATTGCTTCAATCTGTAGAACCTTATCCGTTAAAAAAATGGGGGTTTAATTCAGACTCTACTGTTCAGGTTATTGTTGAGGCAGAACGACGTGTTTATGCGGATCGGGCCACGCATCTAGGCGATCCAGATTTTTATACCGTTCCACAACATGATTTGCTCAACACAGCATACAATAAAAACCGCATGGCAAACTTCAATTGGGTAGCGGCAACTCCAAGCAGTCAGGTTTTAGCTGGAGAAATTAAAGGTGCTGAGCATGAAGAAACCACTCATTTTTCTATTGTTGATCATGATGGAAATGCGGTTTCAATTACCACAACTTTAAACGGTTCGTATGGATCATTAGTCGCGGTAAAAGGTGCTGGCTTCCTTTTGAATAATGAGATGGATGACTTTTCTGTTAAACCAGGTTCGCCAAATATGTATGGTTTAGTTGGCGGTGAAGCCAATGCTATAGCACCTAACAAGCGTATGTTAAGTTCTATGACGCCAAGTATCGTAGAAAAAGATGGAAGATTATTTATGGTTGTTGGCACGCCAGGTGGTTCAACCATCATTACTTCAGTTTTTCAGACAATAATTAACGTAATCGATTTTGATATGAGTATGCAATCGGCTGTTGCTGCCAAAAAATTTCATCATCAATGGTTGCCAGATGAGGTTTATGTAGAAAAAGATGCGATTGATAGTTTATCAACTGAAAAATTAAAAGCTAAAGGTTATAAAATTGTTCTTCGCGGACCAATTGGCAGGGTGGACGCAATCTTAAAAACCAAATGGGGATATTATCAAAGTGGGGCAGATCCACGTGGAGATGATAAAGCAGTAGGTTATTAA
- a CDS encoding AMP-dependent synthetase/ligase, translating to MAAEITRVFDLLRYSLQNPKQEFISGKINGNWVNYSTEKFCNAVDNLSRGLLKKGLLKGGRVAVMSHNRPEWNIADFAANQIGAYQIPLYPTLAAHDIKFILKDAEISIIFVADEELYKKVKPCVDALDPEIKIYSFSDIAGVASWKTLLDEGKLATDLNLEDHRAQVEPEDILTIIYTSGTTGTPKGVMLTHKNLVANFVNSAVVMPQGVNKALSFLPLSHIFERMIIYLYLFNNTSIYYAESMDTIVADIQHVKPNSFSTVPRLLEKVYDKIMEKGKALNGIKKGIFFWSVALAEKYTTSPGAWYNFRLNIARKLVFKKWQEALGGEIIVIVSGGAALNQRLARIFWAADMPVFEGYGLTETSPVITVNHFGGTMFGSVGEVIKGVEVKIAQDREVLTRGHHIMKGYYNRPDLTAEAIDKDGWFYTGDIGELIDNRFLRITDRKKEMFKTAGGKYVAPQILENKYKESIFIEQIMVLGENRKFPSALIVPNFATLKTWAGRKGIAYTSNEEMIQNEQVIKKYDEVIEAANADFSKWEQVKRVALLPKEWSIDGGELTPKLSFKRKVITEKNINVIEKLYKDAENYKAPN from the coding sequence ATGGCTGCAGAAATTACAAGGGTTTTTGATCTTTTAAGATATAGCCTTCAAAATCCGAAGCAAGAATTTATTAGCGGGAAAATTAATGGTAATTGGGTTAATTACAGTACAGAAAAGTTCTGTAATGCTGTAGATAACTTAAGCCGTGGATTGTTAAAAAAAGGTCTTTTAAAAGGTGGTCGCGTAGCCGTAATGTCTCACAACAGGCCCGAATGGAATATTGCTGATTTCGCAGCTAACCAAATTGGTGCATATCAAATCCCATTATACCCAACATTAGCAGCGCATGATATCAAGTTTATTTTAAAGGATGCTGAAATATCTATAATTTTTGTAGCCGATGAAGAATTATATAAAAAAGTTAAGCCTTGTGTCGATGCTTTGGATCCAGAAATTAAGATTTATAGTTTTAGTGATATAGCAGGTGTAGCAAGTTGGAAAACACTATTGGATGAGGGGAAGTTAGCAACTGATCTAAATTTAGAAGATCATCGGGCACAAGTTGAACCGGAGGATATACTAACCATAATTTATACTTCGGGTACAACCGGTACACCAAAAGGAGTAATGTTAACACACAAAAATTTGGTTGCGAACTTTGTAAATTCTGCGGTAGTGATGCCGCAAGGCGTAAATAAAGCGTTAAGTTTTTTACCCCTTTCGCACATTTTCGAGCGGATGATTATTTACCTCTACTTATTTAATAACACTTCGATTTACTACGCCGAAAGTATGGATACCATTGTTGCAGATATACAACATGTTAAGCCCAATTCCTTTTCTACTGTACCCAGATTGTTGGAGAAAGTTTATGATAAAATAATGGAAAAAGGTAAGGCATTAAACGGCATAAAAAAAGGAATTTTCTTTTGGTCGGTAGCTTTGGCCGAGAAGTATACAACTAGTCCGGGTGCATGGTACAATTTCAGATTAAATATTGCCCGTAAGTTGGTTTTTAAAAAATGGCAGGAAGCTTTGGGTGGAGAAATTATAGTAATTGTATCCGGTGGTGCAGCATTAAATCAACGTTTGGCCAGAATTTTTTGGGCAGCCGATATGCCAGTTTTCGAAGGTTACGGTTTAACGGAAACTTCACCAGTAATAACAGTTAATCATTTTGGCGGAACCATGTTTGGCTCAGTTGGAGAAGTTATTAAAGGTGTTGAGGTGAAAATAGCTCAAGATAGGGAAGTTTTAACACGCGGACATCATATTATGAAAGGTTATTACAACCGACCGGATTTAACAGCCGAAGCGATAGATAAAGATGGATGGTTTTATACCGGAGATATTGGCGAATTGATAGATAATCGCTTTTTAAGGATCACCGATCGAAAAAAAGAAATGTTTAAAACGGCTGGAGGAAAATATGTTGCACCCCAAATTTTAGAAAACAAATACAAGGAATCTATATTTATTGAGCAAATTATGGTATTGGGCGAGAATAGAAAATTTCCTTCGGCACTGATTGTTCCAAATTTCGCAACCTTAAAAACCTGGGCTGGCCGCAAAGGCATTGCATATACATCTAATGAGGAAATGATACAAAATGAACAGGTTATTAAAAAATACGATGAAGTAATTGAAGCTGCTAACGCTGATTTTAGCAAGTGGGAGCAAGTTAAAAGAGTTGCGTTATTGCCAAAAGAATGGAGTATAGATGGTGGTGAATTAACACCTAAATTAAGTTTTAAAAGAAAAGTTATTACTGAAAAAAATATTAACGTAATTGAAAAATTATATAAAGATGCAGAAAACTATAAAGCCCCTAATTAA